DNA sequence from the Fervidobacterium thailandense genome:
TCGGCTCAATTTTTCGAAGTCTTCTTTTGCTACTTTGAGGAAGTTCTCGTTTATCTTCGCTAATCCGTACGATGGAAGAAATTGAAATATTTTCCAACGGTAAATGTTCTCTTTATTCTTGATCCAGTTTGTCATTTCCAGGACGTCTGACAGGTTCAGCCTTGTTACCACCGTATTTATCTTCACCTTTAGGTTGTACTCCGTGGCTCTTTGTATTAAATTTTCGGCCGTTAATACGTGTGTTCTTGGTTTTCCGAGCTTTACGTTTGTTTCTTCACGCAAAGAATCGATGTCCACGGTTATCACATCCAATAGTTCCAGTAGCTCATCTGAAATGTGATTCGCGGCGTTTGTTATCAGCTCCGTTTTGAAACCAGAATTTTTAGCGTATGCGATCGCATCCGAGATCCAAGGAACCAAAGTTGGTTCCCCTCCAGCAAAGGAAATCTTCAGGTTTACACCTTCCATGAGCGATATCGATCTTAGGTGATCGATGACCTGTCTTGCCCTCTCGAAAGTCATATCTCCTTTGTCTATGTGTCGGTAACAAAAAACGCAGCGGTAATTACAGCGCGCAGTTACGAATATGCTGACACTCAGCACTACACTCCCTCCTTACTAAGGTATTCAACCGATGATATAAAATTCGCTGTCGTAAAAACGACCTTTGTCAATACCGATCGTGACTATCCTATCACGCAAGTCTTTCTGAATCGGGTATATCCGCACCGTATCCTCGGAAAGCTTTATCTTCTTTTTGATACCCTTTATGAGTGAATTAAGTTGCTGCTCGTTGAGCTCTGTCTCAAAAACACTGTACTGAACTCGCACACCGTAACTTTCGAGGTACTTTGCCAAACGCTGTCGCCGTTTGTCGTCTGTAATGTCATAGCTAATGACATACATCATGCTTTTCCCCCCAGAATTAGTTGAACTTCAACAGAACTTGATTTCAATTTCACCGTTTTCTGACTTTCGTACAACAAAAGTATCGGTTCTAATTTCGTCGTTCATCT
Encoded proteins:
- a CDS encoding radical SAM protein; the protein is MLSVSIFVTARCNYRCVFCYRHIDKGDMTFERARQVIDHLRSISLMEGVNLKISFAGGEPTLVPWISDAIAYAKNSGFKTELITNAANHISDELLELLDVITVDIDSLREETNVKLGKPRTHVLTAENLIQRATEYNLKVKINTVVTRLNLSDVLEMTNWIKNKENIYRWKIFQFLPSYGLAKINENFLKVAKEDFEKLSRKISELMKDWKGQLMVEDNDYMSSAYLSIDQTGSFYVSRYIGGGYETITIGRVEDFTFKKLFELGVISEELVNQRMLLNEKAFLKEG
- the cas2 gene encoding CRISPR-associated endonuclease Cas2, which gives rise to MMYVISYDITDDKRRQRLAKYLESYGVRVQYSVFETELNEQQLNSLIKGIKKKIKLSEDTVRIYPIQKDLRDRIVTIGIDKGRFYDSEFYIIG